In Palaemon carinicauda isolate YSFRI2023 chromosome 14, ASM3689809v2, whole genome shotgun sequence, the following proteins share a genomic window:
- the LOC137653202 gene encoding uncharacterized protein produces MEQLAGPSSRSDCVTCDNCFISYGDFCVHYSGKVDLLIAFAQRHGLILAEKKCPNCENVCRIDYNKLAFRCDRSVVTRGKRKRRCNFFVSCFKGTWFGNAKLDIETNLKFVFLFLQKAFSFEFVSFELKLNNHTIVDWCSFCREVLISWGLRHSRKIGGPGLTVEIDESKFGKRKYNVGRVIEGQWVFGGICRETRDLFFVPVQDRSAETLLAIIRQYIAEGTTVISDCWKAYNCLEKEGYKHLTVNHSVNFVDPVTGAHTNTIERTWRGTKALVPKYGRRKGHFVGYLAVAYFKLAITDPAKRLHHFLLAAADLYPPTP; encoded by the coding sequence atggagcaattagcaggaccttcatcccgttccgactgtgtcacttgtgacaattgctttatttcttatggggatttttgtgtacattattcagggaaagttgatttgctaattgcatttgctcaacgtcatggtttgattttggcagagaaaaagtgccctaattgtgaaaatgtgtgccgtatagattacaacaaattagcattccggtgtgatcgtagtgtggttactcgtgggaaaaggaagaggaggtgcaattttttcgtgtcttgtttcaaaggtacatggtttggaaacgcaaagttagatattgagactaatttgaagtttgtgttcctttttttgcaaaaggcgttttcatttgaatttgtttcgtttgaactgaaactcaataatCACACTATCGTTGATTGGTGTTCGTTTTGCCGTGAGGTGCTTATTTCTTGGGGTCTGAGACATTCTCGGAAAATTGGAGGCCCTGGATTAACCGTTGAAATTGATGAATCAAAATTTGGCAAGCGCAAGTACAATGTTGGACGCGTCATAGAGGGTCAGTGGGTGTTTGGTGGTATCTGCCGTGAAACCCGGGATTTATTTTTTGTGCCGGTGCAAGACCGCTCCGCTGAAACATTACTGGCTATTATCCGCCAGTATATAGCAGAAGGTACCACGGTGATATCGGATTGTTGGAAGGCATATAATTGTTTAGAAAAAGAAGGTTATAAGCACCTCACGGTTAATCATAGTGTTAATTTTGTTGACCCAGTTACAGGTGCTCATACTAACACCATAGAACGTACTTGGAGAGGCACCAAGGCCCTGGTCCCCAAATACGGAAGAAGAAAAGGTCATTTTGTGGGGTATTTGGCCGTGGCCTACTTTAAATTGGCCATAACTGATCCTGCCAAAAGACTTCATCacttcctcctggcagcagcagatttgtatccacctacaccataa